One genomic window of Cyprinus carpio isolate SPL01 chromosome B8, ASM1834038v1, whole genome shotgun sequence includes the following:
- the LOC109086961 gene encoding dynein light chain 1, cytoplasmic, producing MSDRKAVIKNADMSEEMQQDSVECATQALEKYNIEKDIAAYIKKEFDKKYNPTWHCIVGRNFGSYVTHETKHFIYFYLGQVAILLFKSG from the exons ATGTCGGACAGAAAGGCCGTGATCAAGAACGCGGACATGTCTGAGGAGATGCAGCAGGACTCTGTGGAGTGTGCAACGCAGGCGCTCGAGAAGTACAACATCGAGAAGGACATCGCCGCCTACATCAAGAAG GAGTTCGACAAAAAGTACAACCCCACCTGGCATTGCATCGTGGGGAGGAACTTCGGCAGCTACGTGACTCACGAGACCAAACATTTCATCTACTTCTACCTGGGTCAGGTGGCCATCCTGCTCTTCAAATCGGGCTGa